ctgttttctttgatCTAAAGTGTTCAAACTGTATTTCACTATCTGGAAGAGAGTGCTTACTTACAAGCTAATTAATCAATTGACATGAGCTGGAAAGTTATTCTGTGGCAGGAGGGTAATGCCTTTCACTGAAGAAGTACAGTGGACAAATGTGGCTAAATAAGCAGGtctcagtttattttaaacacaccCAGCCTGTGAGAACTCTTCACCACTCTGCTGACATCCTGTCAACTGTTCAGCCTAACCCCTGACCCTTGACTCCTGACCCTAGAGCCACTGACACTAAAACTCACATTGACCATGAATGCTCCCTCTTCCCTACCAATGCACATGGGCTGCATCCAGGCCACATAAATGTGTGTTAATACGTTTTAGATCAGGGGAAATTAAAGGAAATATAATTTTCATGCCTTATGTAGTCAGTTCACATAGGCATAAGACTTTGTTTCAATCTAAGTGCCATGGGCCTTGTTGAGTAACAAAGTTGTTTTTTGAAGTCTATTTTTAATTAGTTCCTCGAAGTTAAGGACCAAGGGCATTGTGAATTGAACAGAGATATTAGAGACTAAAGATGTAGTAGTGCTGATGTTGGGCTAGTACTACATCAAATCACTGGCATTTGTTGTTTACTGACTATCCCTCGGGCTAATGATTTGCAGTCGGTCCGTTTCAAGTTACAATACTGCATATCGCTGGGTTTGCTTCCCTTAAAATAAGCTTCCTTGCAGACAAACGCTCATGGTAGCTGAGATTGATGTTTATgccatgtgtatgtgcgtccctatgtgcgtgtgtgtgtacgtgcatcTATGAGTGTCATTTTGATGATGTAAATATATCACTCCATTTGCTCACTCAAAATTTTTCAGTAATCCCACATTTTTAACTGCAGTTGTAATTTTCATGAGAACACATGAATGTTTTGGAATCAAGCCTGCTGATagggaaaatacacaaaaagctAATTAacttataaatatataatcaaAATAATGATATTGTGCAGTCATTCGACACAGAAGAATAGGTGATACTTTAATGAAAAgggtaaacattttaaaaagtcacatgTTTCAAAAACATAAGAAACCCAAGTTCAAACTGTTGAAAACAGTGAAGCTGAAAAAAGTGATGAATTTAtttccagcccccccccccccagccccccacccccgcgtCCTTCATATTTTGTTGATGGCCATGAGCTTAAACTTGTCTCTTGCGTCTTCATCTCATTCATGTCCTAAATTAAACACAATACCAACAGCACTGGGTTCATTTACACTGCGGACAGCTGGTGAAAAGTCCCATCATGGAAATGATCTCACCGTTTTCTTTATCACTGCTTGCAAACTGTTTGAATTCACCTGGAATCCTTCCTCAAGTCCACCATAACAGTTCTGAAATTCACAAcaacaaggcaaaaaaaaaaaaaaaaatcacagttttgTGAGTGATACTCTTGAAAGGTAAATATAGCTATATGTGACAGTCATGTTTGGATTGTTGACAGGGAACCCAGAGGACTGTCGTGCGTATTTATTTTCCTATTCCTCAGACTACATCTAacacagattttaaaataacatactTACCTTACAGATAGCTTTCTTGATTGTTCGGTATCtacacaaagaaagagaaacaaagacgtttttaatataaaaagacTGCTTTGGAAACGCCAAACATTAGTTTCCTGAATGGCCACTTATATCAGGACTCGATCTTCTCTGAAGTTCTGATTTGCCCCACACATTTACCCAGTTTGACATCATTCACATTtgtgcacatatttttaaaacatcttgtaaaatgataattgcatTTGTGGTGTGGTGTTAAACTATGTCCATACttttacaatgtaaatgaaaaaaaagacatggggGTTGGGACAGTGGatatacatttcaaattattatttgaataataaagTTCAAAAATTCACCTGGACAACTTACCTGAGAGGTCATTATcaagcatgtgctttttaaGCATGTAGAGCTTTACAACAACAAATATCACAGAGAAGAACAGCCCAATCCCTGCACCAATGATTGCATACTTGACTTCTGtgggcagaaaaaagaaatgattctCTGAGTTTACCGACATACTGAATCACAAGACAAATACACTGACAACTGAGTACCTGGTTATTTTAAGAAACACAACCACTCTTACactgtgtaaatacatacattggTACTTTGAAGGATTATGAGGGTTAATGTAGATGCCAGTAGATTTATAGAGTATAAAGCGATTGTCTGATTCATCACTGACAGTATGGGGAGGTCACGAGTAAACGAGTACTCGAATTGGAAGATGCAGCCAGTCATTCAAAACATTGAttgactgaataaaaatgaacacacgAGTGTTATATGAGGTGAGACAACACTATACTCTCTGAAAGGAAGTGGctttgaaatgctttcatttatttcaagttATCTTCGGCGGTTGAAAGTCAGGGTTTGATAGGTCTGGAGTGTGCTACCATAGAGATTCACTGATTTGCTGAACCACCTCTggattgtgtgtattttataaaaCAGCCAAACCAGTGGCAACGAGAAAGATTTTTAAATACTACAAAGCTGGTGTGCCACAAAACCACAAGATCAATGCATCTACATGCACAAGTGTGCCATGCAGAAAAATCGTTATACCCACTCAAGGACAGAGAAAGTAAATGTATGTCACTTCAGGTTGTACCATGCTCATTCACTGGTACAGCCCTGTGTGTGGGTAGAAATGTACTGAGgttgtcattaaaatgattgcTAAAAATATGCTGCCCCTGAGTTTCATTGAATTTGAGTGATTTCAAGTCATGCAATTTACCCTCAACCAATTCAAAAGCTACTTATATATTTTAAGAGAGCATTCAGTAGGCTTCTCTCTGAAGTTCTTAAAACACATGGCCACACTTTGGATTTTGAAATGAGcactttttcttttgctttctgttATTAACGGTGACGTTTCCTCGTTTGTTGGGTTTTGAAATGCTGACACCACTTTTAATTTATCTACATTTAAACAATCAAAAGACACTGCTCATCATCAACTATAGTATGTAGCTGATTAGCATTCCAAGGGGTAACCAGCtactattatttattaaatagtATGCTATGTTGTAAAGTAGCCAAATTAGTTGATAAACAGACAACTGGCTGTGCGTGCCGTGGTGTTCCCTATAACGTTAAATTTCCTTTTAACAATTTACCTGTTTCGTTTGTGCTGTTGGGGTCATTTCCATGAACCTTCATCAGCAAAGTATCTGCAAAATATTGACAATCTGTTGCTAAAATACACAGTCCTTAGATTTTTAGTGTTGTGTATAGACAGTGCTATTATTGCAGTGAAATAAGTGTATTTAGAGGTGTTGACGTAGATGCTTATAGATTGGAAAAATATTATGTTGGCTATGGGTATAGCTACAGGACTTCTTCCATGAGTTATGCAGATTGGTGACCACTGTGCCACTcatctttaataaaaaaacaaaccactaAGTTTGAATGGAGGCAAGCACATTGGCAATCAAAACTGCAAGTCACCTGGAGGGAAAATGCTATTCAATTTCATTCTCTGATTAAAGCAATGCTGCCATAATGACATAAACAGACCATTCATTTCAATCAAAACTGTTAAGCCATCtttatataaaaagtaaatgtaatggaGGTATAGGTGAGAATTATCTAGACAAGCCAAGCACAAAGGCTCTGCTGGAATTTAGAATCCACCACTGAGGAACAGCACTTGAGGGTGGGTCAGGGACTACAGTAATACAGGATACTTTCGCCATGGTTGCATTCTTGAGATTCCTGCAAATtgtgaaatacacaaatactgcactgtactgataGCAGACTTATACACAATGGGGGCTTTGGTGGACTTACTGTATGCATTGAACAAGTGATGAATATGTGAATCTATGTAGTAATGCAATAAACATGAACTATATGGAATAAATGTAATAGCATAGGTATTTGTGTGGGCAAGGAAGTGAAGCCGGGAACAAGGGAAGCTAATTGgtgtgaatattttaaaccCTGACAGGCAAATCTGCAAAGAGATAAAGTCTTGGCATAGGCTGAGATTTATCCTGAGAAAAAGAGTTTGTACCAATTGCTACCACCTGAAGCAAGCAGTGTAACAGGCAGAGGAGTGATAatccattaatattttacattttgcaatgcACCTAAACTAATGCTCTGACACTAACAAATGTGACTGCTAACATTGACTCAGATTTAATGTACCTCATTTGCTGTTTTCTTACCTCCAAGGAACAAGGGTTGTTTATTACATTTGACCTGATTAATccaataaacatttatttctagAAAATGGAATGCAGCAGTTCTGTTCACtgttctgtaaatgtatttcttagTGCAATGctatgtttaattattttatggaGTTGTGTTAATTGAGTTgcattaaattgttttgttttgaaccACTCTTCAATATCAGGTGCTGCCCTACATACGATATCATAGCCCCATGTGTCAATATGAATCATGAATACTGGCCAAATACATGAgttctgcattaaaaaaagaaagatgagaCATGGATTTCTGTAGTCTTGAGTGTAATTAAATATGCTGTCGTGCCTTGGATTAAAATAAGAAGTGGAGGGTGCTGTAGACTCCCCAGAACAAGATACAGTTCACCTGCTAAAGACAGGAAGTGTAGTTTCTGTCTCGCTCTGCCCACAGACATGCGCAGATGTAAAGTGAGATAACACTGATAACACTGatgggagggagaaaaacaatGTTGACCTCTTTATAGATTCCAGACAGTAGAAGTGGACTTGGCTAGTGTTAAAATGAGTTGTTAGTTACACTAATCACAAACTCAATGAAATGACTGCCTTTCCTCTCTTATCACCCTGAATAAGCAAAATTCAAACCTGAATTTATTAAGTGGAATTGCAATTGGAGCCCTCAGTTTCATTATTCATAACCCAAAATTACTCGCAGAAACACTTTTTTGCTACCTGGCTGCTTTTTAGTCAGGGacaataattataaaattgAGGGTTAAAATTAGTATTAGAGTTTAAAACTGAAGGTATGAGAAATCTAGGTATTCACAAGAGTAAATTGAGGGTTTGAGACTGTAATCTGGGGGGCTTTAGAGGGAGAATACTTTCACATTTTGACCATCTCATGGACTTTTTCTTGCTAATCAGAAGTATTCTGATCATAAAATCACCTTAACAGATGCCCTTATACAGAGCAATTTGGTagcttatccatttatagagctggatttttactgaaaagaaatattGGGTAATATACCATCAACAGCAGTAGGGTACACCAGTAAGTTCATTGTTTGAGAATCAACCTAAGAAATGGGTcttcctccttaccactatgcaacactgctgcctcaGAACAAGGCAGAGCATCTGCCCACTTTGGCCTCAGCAGTGCTACACGTGGAATCCCTATGGTATCAAGGCAGCAGTCAGTGGTTGCTAATTCTGACAATGACTCAGTAACATGGAAAAGTTGACTTCACTCTGTTTAGCTACTGCCATACTCATCAGCCTCTGCTTAACAGCACGTAACACTCTATCCATAACTCCAGAATACAGGCATCGGTCACTCATGAAACAATCAAGGCGTATCCTCGgacacaacagcacaggaaTGTTCaaggttataatttttacttTGACCAGTCAAATGGACAAACTTGCCATTCTTGTAATTCATTGGCTGTGAAATGTGGTATGGCAAACACCACACTGACAATAATGCTGTTAAGTACATTTTCCAGTTTACATTTTCTGGTGCAAGGCCTTCAGAAAAGCATCTTGGCACTGTGAGAAAATGATCCATTGCAGTTTGTCATTATGAAGCAGCATTTGGTTATTTTATTCCTTTGCAGCACTGTGTACATTAATAACAATAGTGCAGAAGATCTAAACTCATTCAGGTACAGCGCCGAATGTCAGCTGGCTTGTTAGTTTTTCTGTTCCCAAGCCATTCAGAAATGGGACAAGTCTTTCACCGGCCGAATAAATCATCTGGCCATCTTCAGCTGGAATCACTTGCATAACCGGTGCGCATAATGATTACATAATGACACCTTATGTAAAAGAGAGTGGCAGAATGAGGTGACAGAAATACAAGAGTGTTCACTGCTGCGCTAAATTCAGCACAGCCTGCAAAATGTCAGTTCACCCCAGTCAGTGCAGTAATAACACCATGCAAAGCAATCATGCAACTGCAATTGCGCGAGAGAGGCAAGCGGCCGCATGCGCAGCAACTTACCGATGAGGAGCACGACCGCGATGCcagaaaaaaacctgaaagtcattttttattccttttcttttttatttcttcaccATTATTTCTgtcctgtccctctcctgtgtctgCTGCGTTTGGCCACCTTTCACATGCTGTGCTGAAACAGAGCCATTTCCTGTGtctcatttcagtgaaaatatgGTCTAAGATAAGATTTAAGGCTGATATCACTATGGTGCAAACACAGTACATTCTACTACAAACACTCAGCTAGGTCAAGGCAGTCTTATTTTGTATTCACTCTTCCTTGCTCCAGATATTGAAATAATTTGGCTTTTAAGAAAGGTTTaaagaagtttaaaaataacattgtgaTACATGTTTGTAAAAAGCAGTGGTAAAAAGAAGAAGTGAAAAAGTTCATGCTGAAATGTGCAGAAGCACTCCAAAAATACACATCATTTGtcctgaaattaatttttaatgatttgGGTATACTTCAAAACCCCGATTGTTTCATACGATGTAGTACATGGAGAACATGAGCATGTACCTCATTAACTTCTGTTATGAAAGGCACCGTGTCATAATTTCAGTTTCTTGGCTATGTGCAGATTCAATGTAGCACACAGCCTCCATTTGTGTCATTGCTAGTGTACTCTCCTTAGACCATTGGCaattttagactctttttaggggtgctcaagcacacctaaatttcatctcagcacccctaaataataataataataataataataataaattattattttctgaaatcattttagccCTCTAATGTTAGATTTTGCAAACTTGTCCGGTAGAGATGGGACGAACAAttacaggttcaaatggctttatttaaacaggtttaatgTCCAGTATTCTTTATAAAGTAATGATGCTATATACTCCGGCATAGTAAGTGGCGGCATGCACCTTTAACGTTGGTAGTCTGCCACGCCAgtgaaaggagaaggagaggaagtaGGTTAGTGAATTTCATGGCACAGACTAAAAACAAAAGTAAGTTGAAGCGTTAGCTAATAAAACTGCTGAATGTTCTGAGAACGTTGGGTCAAATTGTTCGATGACCAACcggcttggttaaatactcgtttctgattggctggaggggtgtgcattatttcTCAGTAAATACACGGTAATAATGCACGGCTATGAAGTAGTTCCAATGAAAGCGGCCTTATCACCATAATTAATACCCCAGCTCATTCAACTTTactgaaaattccatttacaaCCGAACATAACGACAACATTGTAATAACTTTAGATAACGTTACagttaacagcaacaacatagcTAGAGCATCAACAAAGTGACATCGCCaatactgtcagggctcagacACGaactcagacgcagaccacaTGTACTCAGATTCCAAGGAGTTTATTGGAATTGTTGGACAAAAGcgtaatggcagaacaggcagggtcaaa
This genomic stretch from Megalops cyprinoides isolate fMegCyp1 chromosome 1, fMegCyp1.pri, whole genome shotgun sequence harbors:
- the LOC118772955 gene encoding transmembrane protein 273-like isoform X2, with amino-acid sequence MTFRFFSGIAVVLLIEVKYAIIGAGIGLFFSVIFVVVKLYMLKKHMLDNDLSDTEQSRKLSVRTVMVDLRKDSR
- the LOC118772955 gene encoding transmembrane protein 273-like isoform X1; its protein translation is MTFRFFSGIAVVLLIDTLLMKVHGNDPNSTNETEVKYAIIGAGIGLFFSVIFVVVKLYMLKKHMLDNDLSDTEQSRKLSVRTVMVDLRKDSR